The proteins below come from a single bacterium genomic window:
- a CDS encoding response regulator, with protein sequence MIKKKILIVEDVINEQILYKEELEKEGFEVSCVSNGIEAIEFVEKNLCDLVILDLHMPKMDGIETLGKLLTKKRNLPIVIYTAYPQYREQFLTWAADAYLIKNSDIDLLKNKVKDILSEK encoded by the coding sequence ATGATAAAGAAAAAAATACTTATTGTGGAAGATGTAATAAATGAGCAGATTCTTTATAAAGAAGAGCTTGAAAAAGAAGGATTTGAAGTATCCTGCGTATCAAATGGAATAGAAGCAATAGAGTTTGTAGAGAAAAATTTGTGCGACCTTGTTATACTTGACCTTCATATGCCAAAAATGGATGGTATAGAAACATTGGGAAAATTACTGACAAAAAAAAGAAATCTTCCTATAGTAATTTATACTGCCTATCCTCAATATAGAGAACAGTTTTTAACATGGGCAGCAGATGCATACTTAATTAAAAATTCAGATATTGACTTATTAAAAAATAAAGTGAAAGATATTCTAAGTGAAAAATGA
- the glgC gene encoding glucose-1-phosphate adenylyltransferase produces MNLKDITIFILAGGKGERLYPLTRDRTKPAVPFGGIYRIIDFPLSNAINSGLRKIYIFTQYKSLSLHRHIREGWNIFSRELGEFIDFVPAQQRIGDEWYQGTADTVFQNINILELEKPKLILILSGDQVYKMDYMRMINEHLKKKADMTLATFEVPLNEAHRFGVLSVDKDNRIIEFKEKPNNPFPSPENPEVALISMGIYIFNLDVLIKKIIEDAKKSESSHDFGKDIIPSMVGKDNIYAFRFIDENKKNTKYWRDIGTIDSYWEANMDLVNVDPLLNLYDRDWPIRTFQEQYPPAKTVFSTGDRKASVTDTMLSSGCIVSGSKVIHSVLSSNVRVHSYAEVIDSILFENVNIGRHCKIKRTIIDKNVDIPPHTEIGYNLEDARKRFHVSENGIVVIPKNYKW; encoded by the coding sequence ATGAATTTAAAAGATATTACAATATTTATTCTTGCTGGTGGAAAAGGAGAAAGGTTATATCCTCTCACAAGAGATAGAACAAAACCTGCAGTTCCTTTTGGTGGAATATATAGAATTATTGATTTTCCATTAAGTAATGCAATAAATTCTGGGCTAAGAAAAATTTATATTTTTACACAATACAAATCGCTTTCTTTACACAGACATATTAGAGAAGGATGGAATATATTTTCAAGGGAATTGGGAGAATTTATTGATTTTGTTCCTGCCCAACAAAGAATTGGTGACGAATGGTATCAAGGAACTGCTGATACTGTTTTTCAGAATATCAATATACTTGAATTAGAAAAACCAAAACTTATACTTATACTTTCAGGTGACCAGGTATATAAAATGGACTATATGAGAATGATAAATGAACATCTTAAAAAAAAAGCAGACATGACATTGGCTACATTTGAAGTTCCACTTAATGAAGCACATAGATTTGGAGTACTTAGCGTAGACAAAGATAATAGGATAATAGAATTTAAAGAAAAACCAAATAATCCCTTTCCTTCTCCTGAAAATCCCGAAGTTGCACTTATTTCAATGGGTATATATATATTTAATCTTGATGTTCTAATTAAAAAAATTATAGAAGATGCTAAAAAATCAGAAAGTTCTCATGATTTTGGAAAGGATATTATTCCTTCAATGGTTGGTAAAGATAATATTTATGCTTTCAGATTTATAGATGAAAATAAAAAAAATACAAAATACTGGAGGGATATAGGAACAATTGACTCATACTGGGAAGCAAATATGGATTTAGTAAATGTTGACCCTCTTTTAAATCTTTATGATAGGGACTGGCCTATTAGAACTTTTCAGGAACAATATCCGCCAGCGAAAACTGTCTTTTCAACTGGAGATAGAAAAGCATCTGTCACTGATACAATGCTTTCCAGTGGCTGTATTGTAAGCGGAAGTAAAGTAATTCATAGTGTACTTTCATCAAATGTTCGGGTTCATAGTTATGCTGAGGTAATTGATAGTATTTTATTTGAAAATGTAAATATTGGAAGACATTGTAAAATAAAAAGAACCATTATAGATAAAAATGTGGATATTCCTCCACATACTGAAATAGGTTATAATTTAGAAGATGCAAGGAAAAGATTTCATGTATCAGAAAACGGAATAGTAGTAATACCTAAAAACTACAAATGGTGA
- a CDS encoding DUF4931 domain-containing protein: protein ANKENIYIKDYSIKTMTNIIETYQSRCIDLKKDIRFRYVLVFKNFGKEAGASLSHPHSQIIATPIVPKNIKEKLFGAKWYFEYKERCVWCDIINQEIDSGKRVVEQNSAFIVIAPFASRFPFELSILPLRHSPDFESIDSKEKELLAEIMVSTFKKISKGLSNPSYNFMILTAPARYSRPGYWQTLEKDYHWHIEIIPRIVKQGGFEWGTGFYINPTSPEEVTDFLKSLNV from the coding sequence ATGCAAATAAAGAAAATATATATATTAAAGATTACTCTATAAAAACTATGACAAATATAATTGAAACATATCAATCAAGATGCATTGATTTAAAGAAAGATATCCGTTTCCGTTATGTTCTTGTATTTAAAAATTTTGGTAAAGAGGCAGGAGCATCTTTATCACATCCACATTCTCAAATTATAGCAACTCCTATTGTTCCAAAAAACATAAAAGAAAAACTTTTTGGTGCTAAATGGTATTTTGAATATAAAGAGAGATGTGTATGGTGTGATATAATTAATCAGGAAATAGATAGTGGGAAAAGAGTAGTTGAGCAAAATTCTGCATTTATAGTAATTGCACCTTTTGCTTCAAGATTTCCTTTTGAGTTATCAATATTACCTTTAAGGCACTCTCCTGATTTTGAAAGTATTGACTCAAAAGAGAAAGAATTGCTTGCAGAAATAATGGTGAGTACTTTCAAAAAAATTTCAAAAGGGCTTTCTAATCCTTCTTACAATTTTATGATTCTTACTGCTCCTGCAAGATATTCCCGTCCTGGTTATTGGCAAACATTGGAAAAGGATTACCACTGGCATATAGAAATAATACCACGGATTGTAAAACAGGGCGGATTTGAATGGGGAACTGGGTTTTACATAAATCCAACATCACCAGAAGAAGTAACCGACTTTCTTAAATCACTTAATGTATAG
- a CDS encoding glycogen/starch synthase, with protein MEKKNICLVAAEGVPFVKVGGMADVVGALYKYLKSKHNLYLFLPFYKKIKESYKTEKIGTYDVFFSNDRQEKGFVNKSIDFPGIYFIGNDNYFERDDVYGPDGKDYPDSAERFSFFSKSVLEVMKKFKINVHIFHCHDWHTALIPLYLKLYYKDIFPIAKTLFTIHNLGYQGVFPVDKFHILGLPWEYFNMDELEFYGNVNFMKSGIIHSEKINTVSPKYAKEILTPEFGYNLDGLLRKYQNKLTGILNGIDYQIWNPAIDGNIYKKYRGYKNKLENKLALQKRLKIQQGKEIPVFGMISRLVEQKGIDQLLEIMESILSLPLEIVILGDGEQKYKEALSKWQQDFPKKLSITFAFDDKLAHQIYAGSDFFLMPSKFEPCGLGQMISFKYGTVPIVRKVGGLADTVSNYNFETEEGTGFTFEGGAKEFFLCIENALKVFADKNKMERLVNKIMKLNFSWKTSIEKYLKIYEELMEQ; from the coding sequence ATGGAGAAAAAAAATATTTGTTTAGTTGCAGCAGAAGGTGTACCATTTGTCAAAGTAGGTGGAATGGCAGATGTAGTCGGCGCTTTATATAAGTATCTTAAATCAAAACATAACTTATATCTTTTTCTACCATTTTATAAAAAAATAAAAGAAAGTTATAAAACAGAAAAAATTGGTACCTATGATGTATTTTTTTCAAACGATAGACAGGAGAAAGGTTTTGTCAATAAAAGTATTGATTTCCCCGGTATTTATTTCATTGGTAATGACAACTATTTTGAAAGAGATGATGTTTATGGACCAGATGGTAAGGACTATCCTGACAGTGCTGAAAGGTTCTCCTTTTTTTCAAAAAGTGTTCTTGAAGTTATGAAAAAATTTAAGATAAATGTTCATATTTTTCACTGTCACGACTGGCATACTGCACTTATTCCATTATATTTAAAACTATATTATAAAGATATCTTCCCCATTGCAAAAACACTTTTTACAATACATAATTTAGGTTATCAAGGGGTTTTTCCTGTTGATAAATTTCACATTTTGGGGTTGCCATGGGAATATTTCAATATGGATGAATTAGAATTTTATGGAAATGTCAATTTTATGAAAAGTGGGATAATACATTCAGAAAAAATAAATACAGTAAGTCCAAAATATGCAAAAGAAATACTCACACCGGAATTTGGTTATAACTTGGATGGATTGCTTAGAAAATATCAAAACAAACTTACAGGAATACTTAATGGTATTGACTATCAAATATGGAATCCTGCAATTGATGGAAATATCTATAAAAAATATAGAGGTTATAAAAATAAATTAGAAAATAAGTTAGCCCTACAGAAAAGATTAAAAATTCAGCAAGGAAAAGAAATACCTGTTTTTGGAATGATTTCACGGCTTGTAGAACAGAAAGGAATTGACCAATTATTAGAAATAATGGAAAGTATCCTTTCTTTACCATTAGAAATTGTTATTTTAGGAGACGGAGAACAAAAATATAAAGAAGCATTATCTAAATGGCAGCAAGATTTCCCTAAAAAACTATCTATTACATTTGCATTTGATGATAAACTTGCACATCAAATATATGCAGGGAGCGATTTTTTCCTTATGCCTTCTAAATTTGAACCATGTGGATTAGGGCAGATGATAAGTTTCAAATATGGAACAGTTCCAATAGTTAGAAAAGTCGGAGGACTTGCTGATACTGTTAGTAATTATAATTTTGAAACAGAAGAAGGAACTGGTTTTACTTTTGAGGGTGGGGCAAAAGAATTCTTTTTATGCATAGAAAATGCTTTGAAAGTTTTTGCAGATAAAAATAAAATGGAACGACTTGTAAATAAAATTATGAAACTCAATTTTTCATGGAAAACATCAATAGAAAAATATTTGAAAATTTATGAGGAATTGATGGAACAATGA
- a CDS encoding glycoside hydrolase family 57 protein, whose translation MIYLSILWHMHQPSYVFNGEINTIIPVFRTLFNYYPMAVLTEKYPDIKINFNFTPVLLDQIQGITSAKYYDNFLSILVDDTNDEEKILTFASEIPGRILEKQYTLKILLDKVKTNTFSVQDISDIKVHLHLACFHPFIIDEELKQLVKKSRYFDKKEKELLYNKEKNILKETINKYKNLMKTGQCEIITSPMTHPIMPLLYNTNIAKQTKTSLPIPENLFSYPEDAEEQLIRGINIFKTTFEKCPDGIWPPEGSLSNEILDLFAKHNIKWTATDQQLLSETLSRPLFQKEHYNIWDFREKIFIFFRDHHLSDMIGFSYQHMEEKEAAVNFIEHIHKSSDKTKNQLITIILDGENPWDYYPSFGFYFLPALYTMLSESSDIKTITFSEALKLDIKHEKLERIVPGSWMGVNFDNWIGKQPANTAWKILQQVRKLSEEKINSLDDTKKEKLKEYIMLAESSDWFWWYSIPADKKIKRKFDAYFRNNIRKIYEILDVKAPEFLNFPVENYDIEEFFPYIKPSIDGKITHFYEWYNAVEIDAADLWTTFKPVEIPIKKIFYGYDDENVYIRIDTLEKQNIEIEITFHNSVKQKFYIKNDLSSSLPISFVYGDIIEIKIPKKEILLEGEKTIFFNISIRDREGHEIVLPTGDYFKITFLSEEENWII comes from the coding sequence ATGATATATCTTTCAATCCTCTGGCATATGCATCAACCAAGTTATGTATTCAATGGAGAAATAAACACTATTATACCTGTTTTTCGCACATTATTTAATTATTATCCTATGGCAGTTCTTACAGAAAAATATCCAGATATAAAAATTAATTTTAATTTTACACCTGTGTTACTTGACCAAATTCAGGGTATAACTTCTGCAAAATATTATGACAATTTTCTTTCTATCCTTGTAGATGATACAAATGATGAAGAAAAAATTTTAACTTTTGCTTCTGAGATACCTGGAAGAATTCTTGAAAAACAATATACGCTTAAAATCCTATTAGATAAAGTTAAAACAAACACTTTTTCTGTTCAGGATATTTCTGATATAAAAGTTCATCTTCATTTAGCATGTTTTCATCCATTTATTATTGATGAAGAACTTAAACAACTGGTTAAAAAAAGTAGATATTTTGATAAAAAAGAAAAGGAATTATTATACAACAAGGAAAAAAATATATTGAAAGAAACAATTAACAAATATAAAAATCTTATGAAAACAGGACAGTGTGAAATAATAACCAGTCCTATGACACATCCAATAATGCCTTTACTTTATAATACCAATATAGCAAAACAAACAAAAACATCATTACCAATTCCTGAAAATCTTTTTTCATATCCAGAGGATGCTGAAGAACAATTAATTAGAGGAATAAATATATTTAAAACAACTTTTGAAAAATGCCCTGATGGTATATGGCCACCAGAAGGAAGTTTAAGCAATGAAATTTTGGATTTATTTGCAAAACACAATATAAAATGGACAGCAACAGACCAGCAGTTATTATCAGAAACACTTTCAAGACCTCTTTTTCAAAAAGAACATTATAATATTTGGGATTTTAGAGAAAAAATTTTCATTTTTTTCAGAGACCATCATCTTTCTGATATGATAGGTTTTAGTTATCAACATATGGAAGAAAAAGAAGCAGCAGTTAATTTCATTGAACATATTCATAAATCGTCAGATAAAACAAAAAATCAATTAATTACAATTATACTTGATGGTGAAAATCCATGGGACTATTACCCTTCTTTCGGTTTTTACTTTCTTCCTGCTTTATACACAATGTTAAGTGAGTCATCTGATATAAAAACTATTACATTTTCTGAAGCACTAAAACTTGATATAAAGCATGAGAAATTAGAAAGAATAGTGCCTGGTAGTTGGATGGGAGTAAATTTTGACAACTGGATAGGCAAACAACCAGCAAATACTGCATGGAAAATATTACAACAAGTTAGAAAACTTTCAGAAGAAAAAATTAATTCCTTAGATGATACAAAAAAAGAAAAATTGAAAGAATATATTATGCTTGCAGAAAGTAGTGATTGGTTCTGGTGGTATAGTATACCAGCAGATAAAAAAATTAAAAGGAAATTTGATGCATATTTTAGAAATAATATAAGAAAAATTTATGAAATTCTTGATGTAAAGGCACCTGAATTTTTGAATTTTCCTGTTGAGAACTATGATATTGAAGAATTTTTTCCATATATTAAACCATCTATTGATGGTAAAATAACTCACTTTTATGAATGGTATAATGCTGTGGAAATTGATGCTGCTGATTTATGGACAACATTTAAGCCAGTTGAAATTCCAATAAAAAAAATATTTTATGGTTATGATGATGAAAATGTGTATATAAGAATAGACACTCTTGAAAAACAAAACATTGAAATTGAAATTACTTTTCATAATTCAGTAAAACAAAAATTCTATATAAAAAATGACCTATCCAGTTCTTTACCAATATCATTTGTCTATGGCGATATAATAGAAATAAAAATACCTAAAAAAGAGATATTACTTGAAGGAGAAAAGACAATATTTTTTAATATTTCTATAAGAGACAGAGAAGGACATGAAATTGTTTTGCCTACTGGCGATTATTTTAAAATAACTTTTTTATCCGAGGAGGAGAATTGGATAATATAG
- the glgB gene encoding 1,4-alpha-glucan branching protein GlgB: MDNIEKNQPPNRISLFGPLDLYLFNEGNHFEIYKKLGAHKRVVNGIEGYNFAVWAPNAVKVNVKGNFNNWDGSKHQMVELGNSGIWEIFIPEVKECYPYKFEIHTKNNNVLLKSDPYGSFFELRPANASLTYKSHYKFENSKIQPTNIYKQPMAIYEMHLGSWKRRKDGFFLNYREIAEALVPYLKETGFNWVEFMPISEHPLDSSWGYQTTGFFAPTSRYGTPDDLCFLIDQLHKNNIGIILDWTPAHFPKDDFGLYLFDGTHLYEHYFPQKRDHPDWKTAIFNYGRYEVSNFLINSALNWIENYKIDGLRIDAVASMLYLDYSRKNGEWIPNKYGGKENLEAIDFLKKLNSTIYQKHPNTFTIAEESTAWPMVSRPVHMGGLGFGFKWNMGWMHDILYYFSLDPIYRKYHHNCLTFGLLYAFSENFVLPISHDEVVYGKKSLLSKMPGDTWQKFANLRTLLTYMYCHPGKKLLFMGSEFGQLSEWNYNGELEWWLLEKEEHRSIKKFVSDLNTLYKNEKALFEIDFENNGFEWIDFSDYEKSIISFIRKGEKENNFIITVFNFTPVPRYNYRIGVPLKIHYKEVFNSDSKFYGGSNTGNFGMVESENIPYHNRPFSVNLTIPPLSGIILKPHIDSF, encoded by the coding sequence TTGGATAATATAGAAAAAAATCAACCGCCTAACAGAATATCTCTTTTTGGGCCCTTGGACCTTTATTTATTTAACGAAGGAAATCATTTTGAAATATATAAAAAATTAGGTGCACATAAAAGGGTAGTAAATGGAATAGAGGGCTATAACTTTGCTGTTTGGGCTCCAAATGCTGTAAAAGTAAATGTAAAAGGCAATTTCAATAATTGGGATGGAAGTAAACATCAAATGGTTGAGTTAGGTAATTCAGGTATATGGGAAATATTTATTCCAGAAGTAAAAGAGTGCTACCCATACAAATTTGAGATTCATACCAAAAATAATAATGTTCTTCTTAAATCAGACCCATATGGGTCTTTTTTTGAACTTCGTCCAGCCAATGCATCTCTTACATATAAATCACATTATAAATTTGAAAATTCTAAAATCCAACCTACCAATATATATAAACAACCAATGGCTATATATGAAATGCATCTTGGTTCATGGAAAAGAAGAAAAGATGGATTTTTTTTAAACTATCGTGAAATTGCAGAAGCCCTTGTTCCTTACCTGAAAGAAACGGGATTTAATTGGGTTGAATTCATGCCTATCAGTGAACATCCATTAGATTCTTCCTGGGGTTATCAAACAACAGGATTTTTTGCTCCTACAAGTAGATATGGAACACCTGATGATTTGTGTTTTCTTATAGACCAACTGCATAAAAATAATATTGGTATTATTCTTGACTGGACACCTGCTCACTTCCCAAAAGACGATTTTGGTTTATACCTTTTTGATGGAACACATTTGTATGAACACTACTTTCCTCAGAAAAGAGACCATCCTGATTGGAAAACAGCGATATTTAATTATGGAAGATATGAAGTAAGTAATTTTCTTATAAATAGTGCTTTAAACTGGATTGAAAATTATAAAATAGACGGACTTAGAATTGATGCAGTTGCATCAATGCTTTACCTTGACTATTCAAGGAAAAATGGGGAGTGGATTCCAAATAAATATGGTGGGAAAGAGAACTTAGAAGCAATTGATTTTTTAAAAAAACTAAATAGTACTATTTATCAAAAACACCCAAATACTTTTACAATAGCAGAAGAATCAACTGCCTGGCCAATGGTAAGTCGTCCTGTCCATATGGGTGGATTGGGATTTGGTTTTAAGTGGAATATGGGATGGATGCATGATATTCTCTACTATTTCTCTCTTGACCCAATATATCGTAAATACCATCATAACTGTTTAACATTTGGACTTTTATATGCCTTTTCAGAAAATTTTGTTTTACCAATTTCTCATGATGAAGTTGTTTATGGAAAAAAATCACTTCTCTCAAAAATGCCAGGAGACACATGGCAAAAATTTGCTAATTTAAGAACACTTTTAACATATATGTACTGCCACCCAGGTAAAAAACTTCTTTTTATGGGAAGTGAATTCGGACAATTATCAGAATGGAACTATAATGGAGAACTTGAATGGTGGTTACTTGAAAAAGAAGAACACAGAAGCATAAAAAAATTTGTATCAGACCTCAATACTTTATATAAAAATGAAAAAGCACTTTTTGAAATTGATTTTGAAAATAATGGATTTGAATGGATTGATTTCTCCGATTATGAAAAGAGTATCATATCATTTATTCGTAAAGGTGAAAAAGAAAATAATTTTATAATTACTGTTTTCAATTTTACACCTGTTCCCCGATATAATTACAGAATAGGAGTCCCTTTAAAAATTCATTATAAAGAGGTATTTAATAGCGATTCAAAATTTTATGGAGGAAGCAATACAGGGAACTTTGGTATGGTAGAAAGTGAAAATATACCATATCATAACAGACCTTTTTCTGTAAATCTCACAATACCCCCACTATCAGGTATCATTTTGAAACCACATATTGACAGTTTTTAA
- a CDS encoding CsgG/HfaB family protein, with product MKKIIICVFLVSSLTLFGEVKTEVSTSGPSVSEVLQYQGPKARISVGKFEVKAAKGAWEIGDGLKEMLVDALFKTGRFIVLESSENIDTLKEEFELGESGWSNKAPEKGTFETADIILTGAITAFEPDYKGKGGGGVVVPLPFAVGGGLKISKQESYIASNLRLVDVRTRRIIKTAKVEGFASKSDIGVLGGGLIGSVALGAGFQKYKNTPMEQAVMIMLENAVNEIIKSVPEDYYRYDEKGNAITANQQTATASQQTTEETKIKIVGGGDIFKAGEAIILNEDFNKYEIGDIPTDFQYEKAEVEIAEMNEKKWMRFLKQGNIKKDIKVEGDYSYEISFLTTFNCSTDIVLPDGKSIHLTNGKILYSENELSPISINKVNKIQLSKKEGITRIFVNDKRVYKAPEKLDTLSNGIVIKCDNVSPDDGKEFLFTDLKIATYK from the coding sequence ATGAAGAAAATAATTATCTGTGTTTTTCTGGTTAGTTCTTTAACTTTGTTTGGAGAAGTAAAAACAGAGGTCTCTACATCAGGACCTTCTGTTTCTGAAGTTCTACAATACCAGGGACCTAAAGCAAGAATTTCAGTTGGAAAATTTGAAGTAAAGGCAGCAAAAGGTGCATGGGAAATTGGAGATGGACTTAAAGAGATGCTGGTTGACGCTTTATTTAAAACAGGAAGATTTATTGTGTTAGAATCATCTGAAAATATTGATACATTAAAAGAAGAATTTGAATTAGGAGAAAGTGGATGGAGTAATAAAGCACCAGAAAAAGGAACTTTTGAAACAGCAGATATAATTTTAACTGGTGCCATAACTGCTTTTGAACCTGATTATAAAGGGAAAGGTGGAGGCGGAGTGGTTGTACCTTTACCGTTTGCTGTTGGAGGTGGATTAAAAATTAGCAAACAAGAATCATATATTGCTTCTAATTTACGACTTGTTGATGTTAGAACCAGAAGAATTATAAAAACAGCAAAAGTAGAAGGATTTGCATCAAAAAGTGATATAGGCGTTTTAGGAGGTGGTTTAATTGGTTCTGTTGCTCTTGGTGCTGGCTTTCAAAAATATAAAAATACTCCAATGGAACAAGCAGTTATGATTATGTTAGAAAATGCTGTTAATGAGATCATTAAAAGTGTCCCGGAAGATTATTACAGATATGATGAAAAAGGAAATGCTATTACTGCAAATCAACAAACAGCAACTGCAAGTCAACAAACAACAGAAGAAACAAAAATAAAAATTGTTGGGGGTGGAGATATATTTAAGGCAGGTGAAGCTATTATTTTAAATGAGGACTTTAATAAATATGAAATAGGAGATATCCCAACTGATTTTCAATATGAAAAGGCAGAAGTAGAAATTGCAGAAATGAATGAGAAAAAATGGATGAGGTTTCTAAAACAGGGAAATATAAAAAAAGACATAAAAGTAGAAGGAGATTATTCTTATGAGATTTCTTTTCTCACAACATTTAATTGTTCAACTGATATTGTCTTACCGGATGGCAAATCAATCCATCTAACTAATGGGAAAATTCTATATTCTGAAAATGAGTTATCTCCTATAAGTATTAATAAAGTCAATAAAATTCAATTATCAAAAAAAGAGGGTATAACAAGAATATTTGTAAATGATAAAAGGGTATATAAAGCACCTGAAAAACTGGATACATTATCAAATGGTATTGTTATTAAATGTGATAATGTTTCTCCTGATGACGGTAAAGAATTCCTTTTCACAGACCTTAAAATTGCAACTTATAAATGA
- a CDS encoding type III pantothenate kinase, whose protein sequence is MIIGIDCGNSYIKIGLFKEKIIKQVVKFPVEDINKFRIPYHWKKLNIEVIALASVSPINSDKIKTTFSSFFNKKVITITSQQCNIPLNIKDKKKVGVDRVLNCKGASVLYGNPSIVIDIGTAITIDFVNRNGVFEGGIIFPGPFLLLNSLNKTSLIKSPNFLKKNILIGKNTDECITSGLNNGIVGCIENIVGKIKNIHKNSNVILTGGWCDYFAKKIKIKKVVKKNLTLEGINIVIRERWLKK, encoded by the coding sequence ATGATAATAGGGATTGATTGTGGAAATTCTTATATAAAAATTGGTTTATTTAAAGAAAAAATAATAAAACAGGTAGTTAAATTTCCTGTTGAAGATATAAATAAATTTAGAATTCCTTACCATTGGAAAAAACTAAATATTGAAGTTATTGCATTAGCAAGTGTCTCACCTATCAATTCTGATAAAATAAAAACTACCTTCTCTTCCTTTTTCAATAAAAAAGTAATTACAATAACTTCTCAACAATGTAATATCCCCCTTAATATAAAAGACAAAAAAAAAGTCGGGGTTGATAGAGTCCTAAATTGTAAAGGTGCCTCTGTTCTTTATGGAAACCCATCAATAGTTATAGACATAGGCACTGCTATTACAATTGATTTTGTTAATAGAAATGGTGTTTTTGAAGGAGGAATAATTTTCCCTGGTCCATTTTTATTACTCAATTCACTCAATAAAACATCTTTGATAAAATCACCAAATTTTTTAAAAAAGAACATTTTAATTGGGAAAAATACTGATGAATGTATAACATCTGGTTTAAATAATGGAATAGTTGGTTGTATAGAAAATATAGTGGGAAAAATAAAAAACATACATAAAAATTCAAATGTGATTTTAACTGGTGGCTGGTGTGATTATTTTGCTAAAAAAATTAAAATTAAAAAGGTTGTTAAAAAAAATTTAACATTAGAAGGAATAAACATTGTAATTAGAGAAAGATGGTTGAAGAAATAA
- a CDS encoding biotin--[acetyl-CoA-carboxylase] ligase yields the protein MVEEIIAGEKVYFYDEVSSTMDVAKKLLKEGEKGIVVAKKQTKGRGRYGKYWLSDEGGLYFSMIIEKSVISDFLSEIISISLVETMQKFGIICKIKFPNDIIYKGKKISGILIERSDDNYIVGIGVNINNKISEFGISMKEILKKEININEFLEKFLTIYKTNEIKFCENKENCLKEWSEFLLK from the coding sequence ATGGTTGAAGAAATAATTGCCGGTGAAAAAGTTTATTTTTATGATGAGGTAAGTTCAACAATGGATGTAGCAAAAAAACTCCTTAAAGAAGGTGAAAAAGGAATTGTTGTTGCAAAAAAACAAACGAAAGGAAGGGGAAGATATGGGAAATACTGGCTTTCTGATGAAGGAGGACTTTATTTCAGTATGATAATTGAAAAAAGCGTTATATCTGATTTTTTGTCAGAAATTATTTCAATATCTCTTGTTGAAACAATGCAAAAATTTGGAATAATTTGTAAAATAAAGTTCCCAAATGATATAATATATAAAGGGAAAAAAATATCTGGAATTTTAATAGAGAGAAGCGATGATAATTACATTGTTGGGATAGGAGTAAACATAAATAATAAGATAAGTGAGTTTGGTATTTCAATGAAAGAAATATTAAAAAAAGAAATAAATATAAATGAGTTTCTTGAAAAATTTTTAACTATTTATAAAACAAACGAAATAAAATTTTGCGAAAATAAGGAGAATTGTCTTAAAGAATGGAGTGAATTTTTATTAAAATGA